A section of the Acanthopagrus latus isolate v.2019 chromosome 20, fAcaLat1.1, whole genome shotgun sequence genome encodes:
- the entpd1 gene encoding ectonucleoside triphosphate diphosphohydrolase 1 isoform X3 translates to MSAQRGPGISSYAHDPLKAGESLRVCMQEAEQWVPGKRHQETPLYLGATAGMRLLNKENSSASDEVLKAVESALQKFPFSYQGARILSGQEEGAFGWVTVNYLDDRLTQGLDTTGALDLGGASTQISFVSDKFDGSESPNNSVTFRLYGNDYNLYTHSFLCYGKDQALRLTLAQQTQSGQASILDPCFNPGYTAVKNYSVLYDSPCVSERKPQTAPAAFNQTGKGNFKECQEVIKSIFNFTHCKYSQCSFNGVFQPLLQGPFGAFSAYYFVMNFLNLTDTSIPLKTVEDKLKSFCSTPWNQIMQQHPGVKVKYLAEYCFSGTYILTLLTEGYKFDQTSYSNIKFIKKIKGSDAGWTLGYMLNLTNMIPAEAPDSPPLPHAGYVSIVTIMAVLLFILFIVSLRPLWPRCSKQPQIV, encoded by the exons GTCCAGGCATCTCCAGCTATGCGCACGATCCATTGAAGGCGGGGGAGTCGCTGAGAGTGTGTATGCAGGAGGCCGAGCAGTGGGTCCCAGGGAAAAGACACCAAGAGACCCCCCTTTATCTGGGCGCTACTGCAGGAATGAGACTGCTGAA TAAAGAGAACAGTTCTGCATCAGACGAAGTCTTAAAGGCTGTGGAGAGTGCCCTGCAGAAGTTCCCCTTTTCCTATCAGGGAGCCAGAATACTCAGTGGCCAGGAGGAGGGTGCCTTCGGTTGGGTCACGGTCAACTACTTGGACGACCGCCTCACACAG GGCTTGGACACCACAGGTGCTCTTGACCTTGGAGGGGCCTCCACTCAGATTAGCTTTGTATCTGACAAATTTGACGGTTCAGAGTCACCGAACAACTCAGTGACCTTCCGACTCTATGGAAATGATTATAACCTGTACACTCACAGCTTCCTGTGTTACGGGAAAGACCAAGCACTACGTTTGACACTGGCACAACAGACTCAG TCAGGTCAAGCAAGCATATTAGATCCTTGTTTCAACCCTGGCTACACTGCAGTGAAGAACTACTCAGTCCTCTATGACAGTCCTTGTGTGTCAGAACGAAAACCCCAGACAGCTCCAGCAGCCTTCAATCAAACGGGCAAAGGAAACTTCAAAGAATGCCAGGAAGTCATCAAAAGCATCTTCAACTTTACCCACTGCAAATACAGCCAGTGCTCATTCAACGGGGTCTTCCAGCCACTACTGCAAGGGCCATTTGGG GCTTTCTCTGCTTACTACTTTGTGATGAACTTCCTCAATCTCACTGATACATCTATTCCCCTGAAAACTGTCGAGGATAAGCTAAAAAGCTTCTGCTCAACTCCTTGGAATCAG ATAATGCAGCAGCATCCAGGGGTTAAAGTGAAGTATCTGGCTGAGTACTGTTTCTCCGGCACGTACATACTCACCCTGCTGACAGAGGGATACAAGTTTGACCAGACGAGCTACTCCAACataaaattcattaaaaag ATAAAAGGCAGTGACGCAGGCTGGACGCTGGGCTACATGTTGAACCTGACCAACATGATTCCGGCCGAGGCTCCCGACTCTCCCCCACTACCCCATGCCGGCTACGTCTCCATAGTCACCATCATGGCGGTGCTGCTCTTCATCCTTTTCATCGTCAGCCTGCGTCCTCTCTGGCCCCGCTGCTCCAAACAGCCACAGATCGtataa
- the LOC119010114 gene encoding potassium channel subfamily K member 1-like: MALGCAERCALFAQRHQSALNFALLVVGYILYLLIGAGIFSAIELPYEQELRLELEAVRRDFLSNNTCVSDARLEELLVRVLEASNYGVSVLGNDTKHNWDFVSSLFFTSTVLTTTGYGHTVPLSDEGKAFCIFYSLCGIPVTLFFLSVVVQRIMVLVSRRPVAYFHRRWAVSKSKLAAVHAACLGVLMALLLLIIPAWIFTSLEKDWDFLESLYFCFISLTTIGLGDYVPGETHSREDIQHPQLYRLAITIYLLLGLVCVLVVLETCCELPQMKRLRQRFYRENVRELDSETTNIIDRDHLSDQLTDPSDQMHHHHPPVIPSVSQQAASLRQDKSTPYTPVSGPAANGNLR; the protein is encoded by the exons ATGGCGCTCGGCTGTGCGGAAAGGTGCGCTCTGTTTGCGCAGCGGCACCAGTCAGCCTTGAATTTTGCGCTCCTGGTCGTCGGTTACATCCTCTACCTCCTGATCGGAGCCGGGATCTTCTCCGCCATCGAGCTGCCCTACGAGCAGGAGCTGCGGCTGGAGCTGGAGGCGGTCCGGCGGGACTTCCTGTCCAACAACACCTGTGTGTCCGACGCGcgcctggaggagctgctggtccgGGTTCTGGAGGCCAGCAACTACGGAGTGTCCGTGCTGGGAAACGACACCAAACACAACTGGGACTTCGTGTCGTCCTTGTTCTTCACCAGCACCGTGCTGACCACGACAG GTTATGGCCACACCGTTCCCCTCTCGGATGAAGGGAAGGCCTTCTGCATCTTCTACTCCCTCTGTGGCATCCCCGtcaccctcttcttcctctccgtcGTGGTGCAGAGGATCATGGTCCTGGTGAGCCGCCGTCCGGTGGCCTACTTCCACCGTCGATGGGCCGTGTCTAAATCGAAGCTGGCTGCCGTACACGCCGCCTGCCTCGGCGTCCTCATggccctgctgctcctcatcatCCCCGCGTGGATCTTCACCAGCCTGGAGAAGGACTGGGACTTCCTGGAgtctttgtatttctgtttcatctctctTACAACCATCGGCCTCGGGGATTATGTCCCCGGCGAGACACACAGTAGAGAGGACATCCAACACCCTCAGCTGTACAGGCTGGCCATTACAA TCTACTTGCTGCTGGGCCTGGTGTGCGTCCTGGTGGTGCTGGAGACGTGCTGCGAGCTCCCCCAGATGAAGCGCCTCAGGCAGAGGTTTTACCGAGAAAACGTTCGGGAGCTGGACTCTGAGACCACCAACATCATCGATCGGGACCACTTGAGCGACCAGCTGACTGACCCGTCGGACCagatgcatcatcatcatccgcCAGTCATCCCCTCTGTGTCACAACAGGCTGCATCTCTCCGGCAGGACAAATCGACGCCTTACACCCCAGTATCAGGACCTGCTGCTAACGGAAACCTGAGATGA